A genomic region of Lates calcarifer isolate ASB-BC8 linkage group LG9, TLL_Latcal_v3, whole genome shotgun sequence contains the following coding sequences:
- the LOC108892254 gene encoding caldesmon isoform X1: protein MPGKNSDSFKPGDLVFAKMKGFPYWPARICKSDDGYKKRVPVFFFGTHQIGSLPPENIIPYVGNKMKYGSGVRIKGFAEGMWEIQNTPGVGSKLKIPAKTNTQAAPAKQTPAPKTTNDKLKNTPTKSTPSKSAPVKPDSKPAAGRSAPSKATNKTETAAKTPTRASLRSAPETKPASGSTDVTAADGSEAAATTRSRKTKTDSKPAPERPETDAAATRTRSAESEVDASQHKKRTPTSPAPAAGKKAKTTETTPTQTNKNNRGQRDREEEEEEEETSESQGVKRKRKERDEEEVEKETEEKTSADARGMKTRRSEKEEPKEEEKTKQDESKGKEETTRREEGQGRKRKREEKRGKVVQKKIKVWVKVDGLERKKREMKKRERMEKKRGVNSERGGTKTRGERKEKEERKTKDGGETGKKEEVKEKMMEEERSGEKSERERRKMRRGEKEEKKTKDEGEEGKKEEEKTVEKSERERMKTRKEEKEEQKEKTKDVEEGKKEVVKRTEEEKTGDKSESEGMKTRRGKMEEEKKDTEEEKKSRDGGEEGKNEEVKKTEEEKTGEMSEREGRRTRRGEKKKDTEEGKEEQKEKKTKDAEKRKKEEVKKKMEEEKTGEKLEREGMKTRRGEKEEQKKDGGEEGKKEEVKKKMMEEKSGEKSESEGMKTRRGEKEEKKAKDEEEKKGETATEKVKDGKATEEKEKDGSSVDEERQRRLAAKRESLLKSLRGLLKAGRGVKRREMMKSAQKIELRKTTDKKSAKESTVAKVTSRKSGAKASVSKKMTVKTEIKRKREDKKERDEKEEKEKMKMSEQKMTAERKKKDEHKSDKSKTDEVKTKENVQKRDEKMKTEEKKNEGVKEKKVEVKKSDESKEQKDEEKKEERKIIGKIVKATVGQGAKVQVKTMMGGAMAAAEEEKKKKEGKTDSRKVEEKKKVKEGEKVERKLERTRAVTEDKKDKNVVEIEKKKKDKDEEMTMKTSEEQKMQKASNSQEEQNETETEKMTTLEEKNEEELDKELQEKKDDKSTADQTEEIKTQKKSLEDKKSGETTTKKKSSKEKKTEEIKTQKENLEEKKLEETKMQKNLEEKKMEEQKTRKKSLEEKKSEETKTRKKSSEDKNTEETKTKTKSSEEKINDKVTTEAAEKSAETPQAESETKVEESSAEEQSKPKSDSSDGGEAEQQQKKSSTMTLTDSTLHRIHGDIRISLKTDNPDIRKCLTALDQLSMVYVTSQHVQRHSELVATLRKMRYYRANQAIMDKASMLYNRFKNAFLVGEGEEVVSAAFLRSLLEDKEREEAQRVEQWRERLRREEVLQEVKRRMGHVKERRRTDGGGEEEEQKEGEEGAPVDSS, encoded by the exons ATGCCGGGGAAAAACAGCGACAGCTTCAAACCAGGAGACCTGGTGTTTGCCAAGATGAAGGGCTTCCCTTACTGGCCTGCCAGG atctgTAAGTCAGACGACGGATACAAGAAGCGAGTCCCGGTCTTCTTCTTTGGGACCCACCAGAT agGCAGCCTCCCTCCAGAAAACATCATCCCCTACGTCGGTAACAAGATGAAGTACGGCAGCGGCGTTCGCATCAAGGGCTTCGCCGAGGGCATGTGGGAGATCCAGAACACACCTGGAGTCGGGAGTAAACTCAAA ATTCCTGCAAAGACCAACACACAGGCTGCACCTGCTAAACAAACGCCTGCACCCAAAACAACAAAcgacaaactgaaaaatactcCAACCAAATCAACCCCCAGTAAATCTGCCCCCGTGAAGCCCGACAGCAAACCAGCTGCTGGTCGAAGCGCTCCGAGCAAAGCTAcgaataaaacagaaactgctGCTAAAACTCCCACGAGAGCCTCGTTAAGATCTGCTCCAGAGACCAAACCGGCTTCAGGTTCGACAGACGTCACGGCTGCAGATGGTTCGGAGGCTGCAGCGACGACacgcagcagaaaaacaaagacagactccAAACCAGCTCCTGAAAGACCTGAGACAGACGCTGCTGCTACCAGGACCAGATCCGCAGAGTCCGAG gttgATGCTTCGCAGCATAAAAAGAGGACACCCACCAGTCCTGCTCCAG cAGCGGGTAAGAAGGCGAAGACCACAGAAACAACTccgacacaaacaaacaagaacaacagaggacagagagaccgggaggaggaggaggaggaggaggagacgtcTGAGAGTCAAggagtgaagaggaagagaaaagagagggatgaagaggaggtggaaaaggagacagaggagaagacgTCAGCAGACGCTCGAGGGATGAAGACGAGGAGATCGGAGAAAGAGGAAccgaaggaggaggagaaaacaaaacaggatgagagcaaaggaaaggaggagactacgagaagagaggagggccaaggaagaaaaagaaagagagaggagaaaagagggaaggtggtgcagaagaaaataaaggtgTGGGTGAAGGTTGACGGCttggagaggaagaaaagagagatgaagaagagggagaggatggagaagaaaAGGGGAGTAAactcagagagaggagggacaaagacgagaggagaaaggaaagagaaggaggagaggaaaacaaaggatggaggagagacaggaaagaaagaggaggtgaaggagaagatgatggaggaggagagaagtggagaaaagtcagagagagaaagaaggaagatgaggagaggagagaaggaggagaagaaaacaaaggacgaaggagaggaaggaaagaaagaggaggagaaaactgtAGAAAAGTCTGAGAGAGAACGGATGAAGAcgaggaaagaagagaaggaggagcagaaggagaaaacaaaggatgtagaggaaggaaagaaagaagtggTGAagaggacggaggaggagaaaacTGGGGACAAATCTGAGAGTGAAGGAATGAAGACGAGGAGAGgtaagatggaggaggagaaaaaggatacagaggaggagaagaaatcaagggatggaggagaggaaggaaagaacgaggaggtgaagaagacagaggaggagaagactgGAGAAATGTctgagagagaagggaggaggacaaggagaggagagaagaaaaaggatacagaggagggaaaagaggaacagaaggagaagaaaacgAAGGatgcagagaagagaaagaaagaggaggtgaagaagaaaatggaggaggagaaaactgGAGAAAAGTTAGAAAGAGAAGGGAtgaagacaaggagaggagagaaagaggaacagaaaaaggatggaggagaggaaggaaagaaagaggaggtgaagaagaagatgatggaggagaaaagTGGAGAAAAGTCTGAGAGTGAAGGGATGAAGACGAGAagaggggagaaggaggagaagaaagcaaaggatgaggaagaaaagaaaggagagactgcaacagaaaaagtgaaagatggaaaagcaacagaggaaaaggagaaagacgGCAGTTCTGTGGATGAGGAG CGACAGCGCCGCCTGGCTGCCAAGAGGGAGAGTTTGTTGAAATCCCTGAGAGGTTTGCTGAAGGCCGGGagaggagtgaagaggagggagatgatgaAGAGCGCTCA GAAGATCGAGCTCAGAAAGACGACCGACAAGAAGAGCGCGAAGGAATCAACGGTCGCCAAAGTGACGAGCAGGAAATCAGGCGCTAAAGCCTCCGTCAGCAAGAAAATGACCGTAAAGACTgaaataaagaggaagagggaagacaagaaagaaagagatgaaaaagaagaaaaggagaagatgaAAATGTCCGAACAAAagatgacagcagagaggaaaaagaaggatgAACATAAGAGcgacaaaagtaaaacagatgaggtgaagacaaaagaaaatgtgcagaagagggatgaaaaaatgaagactgaggaaaagaagaatgagggagtgaaagagaaaaaagtagAGGTGAAAAAGAGCGATGAAAGTAAGGAGCAGAAAGacgaggaaaagaaagaagagagaaaaataatcgGGAAGATCGTGAAAGCGACGGTCGGGCAGGGAGCAAAGGTTCAGGTGAAGACGATGATGGGAGGAGCGATGGCGGCagcggaggaggagaagaagaagaaagaggggaagacagacagcagaaaggtggaagagaagaaaaaggtgaaggagggggagaaggTTGAGAGGAAATTAGAAAGAACAAGGGCGGTGACAGAggacaaaaaagacaagaacGTAGTAGAaatagagaagaagaagaaggacaaGGACGAAGAGATGACGATGAAAACAAGCGaagaacaaaaaatgcaaaaagctTCAAATTCGCAAGAAGAGCAGAATGAAACAGAGACggaaaaaatgacaacactaGAAGAGAAGAATGAAGAAGAACTTGACAAAGAATTGCAGGAGAAGAAAGACGACAAAAGTACAGCAGATCAAACAGAAGAGATAAAAACGCAGAAGAAGAGTTTGGAAGATAAGAAATCGGGAGAGACgacaacaaagaagaagagttcgaaagaaaagaaaacggaggaaataaaaacacagaaggagaatttggaagaaaagaaattggaagaaacaaaaatgcagaagaatttggaagaaaagaaaatggaagaacAAAAAACGCGAAAGAAGAGTTTGGAAGAGAAGAAATcggaagaaacaaaaacaaggaagaAGAGTTCGGAGGACAAGAACACAGAAGAGACAAAGACTAAGACAAAGAGTTCAGAGGAAAAGATAAATGACAAAGTGacaacagaagcagcagagaaatcTGCAGAGACGCCACAAGCTGAATCTGAAACAAAAGTGGAGGAGAGCAGCGCAGAAGAACAGAGTAAACCAAAGAGCGATTCGTCGGACGGAGGcgaggcagagcagcagcagaagaagagttCGACCATGACGCTGACGGACTCGACTCTTCACAGAATCCACGGAGACATCAGGATTTCTCTCAAGACTGACAACCCG GACATCAGGAAGTGTCTGACGGCGTTGGATCAGCTCAGTATGGTTTATGTAACATCCCAACACGTCCAGAGACACAGTGAGCTCGTCGCGACGCTGAGGAAG ATGCGGTACTACAGAGCGAACCAGGCCATCATGGACAAGGCCTCCATGCTATACAACCGCTTCAAAAACGCCTTCCTggtgggagagggggaggaggtggtgagtGCCGCCTTCCTGCGGTCACTGCTGgaggacaaagagagggaggaggctcAGAGGGTGGAGCAGTGGAGGGAGaggctgaggagggaggaggtgctGCAGGAGGTGAAGAGACGCATGGGACatgtgaaagagaggaggaggaccgacggaggaggggaggaggaggagcagaaagaaGGTGAAGAGGGAG ctccagtgGACTCTTCCTGA
- the LOC108892254 gene encoding caldesmon isoform X2, translating to MPGKNSDSFKPGDLVFAKMKGFPYWPARICKSDDGYKKRVPVFFFGTHQIGSLPPENIIPYVGNKMKYGSGVRIKGFAEGMWEIQNTPGVGSKLKIPAKTNTQAAPAKQTPAPKTTNDKLKNTPTKSTPSKSAPVKPDSKPAAGRSAPSKATNKTETAAKTPTRASLRSAPETKPASGSTDVTAADGSEAAATTRSRKTKTDSKPAPERPETDAAATRTRSAESEVDASQHKKRTPTSPAPAGKKAKTTETTPTQTNKNNRGQRDREEEEEEEETSESQGVKRKRKERDEEEVEKETEEKTSADARGMKTRRSEKEEPKEEEKTKQDESKGKEETTRREEGQGRKRKREEKRGKVVQKKIKVWVKVDGLERKKREMKKRERMEKKRGVNSERGGTKTRGERKEKEERKTKDGGETGKKEEVKEKMMEEERSGEKSERERRKMRRGEKEEKKTKDEGEEGKKEEEKTVEKSERERMKTRKEEKEEQKEKTKDVEEGKKEVVKRTEEEKTGDKSESEGMKTRRGKMEEEKKDTEEEKKSRDGGEEGKNEEVKKTEEEKTGEMSEREGRRTRRGEKKKDTEEGKEEQKEKKTKDAEKRKKEEVKKKMEEEKTGEKLEREGMKTRRGEKEEQKKDGGEEGKKEEVKKKMMEEKSGEKSESEGMKTRRGEKEEKKAKDEEEKKGETATEKVKDGKATEEKEKDGSSVDEERQRRLAAKRESLLKSLRGLLKAGRGVKRREMMKSAQKIELRKTTDKKSAKESTVAKVTSRKSGAKASVSKKMTVKTEIKRKREDKKERDEKEEKEKMKMSEQKMTAERKKKDEHKSDKSKTDEVKTKENVQKRDEKMKTEEKKNEGVKEKKVEVKKSDESKEQKDEEKKEERKIIGKIVKATVGQGAKVQVKTMMGGAMAAAEEEKKKKEGKTDSRKVEEKKKVKEGEKVERKLERTRAVTEDKKDKNVVEIEKKKKDKDEEMTMKTSEEQKMQKASNSQEEQNETETEKMTTLEEKNEEELDKELQEKKDDKSTADQTEEIKTQKKSLEDKKSGETTTKKKSSKEKKTEEIKTQKENLEEKKLEETKMQKNLEEKKMEEQKTRKKSLEEKKSEETKTRKKSSEDKNTEETKTKTKSSEEKINDKVTTEAAEKSAETPQAESETKVEESSAEEQSKPKSDSSDGGEAEQQQKKSSTMTLTDSTLHRIHGDIRISLKTDNPDIRKCLTALDQLSMVYVTSQHVQRHSELVATLRKMRYYRANQAIMDKASMLYNRFKNAFLVGEGEEVVSAAFLRSLLEDKEREEAQRVEQWRERLRREEVLQEVKRRMGHVKERRRTDGGGEEEEQKEGEEGAPVDSS from the exons ATGCCGGGGAAAAACAGCGACAGCTTCAAACCAGGAGACCTGGTGTTTGCCAAGATGAAGGGCTTCCCTTACTGGCCTGCCAGG atctgTAAGTCAGACGACGGATACAAGAAGCGAGTCCCGGTCTTCTTCTTTGGGACCCACCAGAT agGCAGCCTCCCTCCAGAAAACATCATCCCCTACGTCGGTAACAAGATGAAGTACGGCAGCGGCGTTCGCATCAAGGGCTTCGCCGAGGGCATGTGGGAGATCCAGAACACACCTGGAGTCGGGAGTAAACTCAAA ATTCCTGCAAAGACCAACACACAGGCTGCACCTGCTAAACAAACGCCTGCACCCAAAACAACAAAcgacaaactgaaaaatactcCAACCAAATCAACCCCCAGTAAATCTGCCCCCGTGAAGCCCGACAGCAAACCAGCTGCTGGTCGAAGCGCTCCGAGCAAAGCTAcgaataaaacagaaactgctGCTAAAACTCCCACGAGAGCCTCGTTAAGATCTGCTCCAGAGACCAAACCGGCTTCAGGTTCGACAGACGTCACGGCTGCAGATGGTTCGGAGGCTGCAGCGACGACacgcagcagaaaaacaaagacagactccAAACCAGCTCCTGAAAGACCTGAGACAGACGCTGCTGCTACCAGGACCAGATCCGCAGAGTCCGAG gttgATGCTTCGCAGCATAAAAAGAGGACACCCACCAGTCCTGCTCCAG CGGGTAAGAAGGCGAAGACCACAGAAACAACTccgacacaaacaaacaagaacaacagaggacagagagaccgggaggaggaggaggaggaggaggagacgtcTGAGAGTCAAggagtgaagaggaagagaaaagagagggatgaagaggaggtggaaaaggagacagaggagaagacgTCAGCAGACGCTCGAGGGATGAAGACGAGGAGATCGGAGAAAGAGGAAccgaaggaggaggagaaaacaaaacaggatgagagcaaaggaaaggaggagactacgagaagagaggagggccaaggaagaaaaagaaagagagaggagaaaagagggaaggtggtgcagaagaaaataaaggtgTGGGTGAAGGTTGACGGCttggagaggaagaaaagagagatgaagaagagggagaggatggagaagaaaAGGGGAGTAAactcagagagaggagggacaaagacgagaggagaaaggaaagagaaggaggagaggaaaacaaaggatggaggagagacaggaaagaaagaggaggtgaaggagaagatgatggaggaggagagaagtggagaaaagtcagagagagaaagaaggaagatgaggagaggagagaaggaggagaagaaaacaaaggacgaaggagaggaaggaaagaaagaggaggagaaaactgtAGAAAAGTCTGAGAGAGAACGGATGAAGAcgaggaaagaagagaaggaggagcagaaggagaaaacaaaggatgtagaggaaggaaagaaagaagtggTGAagaggacggaggaggagaaaacTGGGGACAAATCTGAGAGTGAAGGAATGAAGACGAGGAGAGgtaagatggaggaggagaaaaaggatacagaggaggagaagaaatcaagggatggaggagaggaaggaaagaacgaggaggtgaagaagacagaggaggagaagactgGAGAAATGTctgagagagaagggaggaggacaaggagaggagagaagaaaaaggatacagaggagggaaaagaggaacagaaggagaagaaaacgAAGGatgcagagaagagaaagaaagaggaggtgaagaagaaaatggaggaggagaaaactgGAGAAAAGTTAGAAAGAGAAGGGAtgaagacaaggagaggagagaaagaggaacagaaaaaggatggaggagaggaaggaaagaaagaggaggtgaagaagaagatgatggaggagaaaagTGGAGAAAAGTCTGAGAGTGAAGGGATGAAGACGAGAagaggggagaaggaggagaagaaagcaaaggatgaggaagaaaagaaaggagagactgcaacagaaaaagtgaaagatggaaaagcaacagaggaaaaggagaaagacgGCAGTTCTGTGGATGAGGAG CGACAGCGCCGCCTGGCTGCCAAGAGGGAGAGTTTGTTGAAATCCCTGAGAGGTTTGCTGAAGGCCGGGagaggagtgaagaggagggagatgatgaAGAGCGCTCA GAAGATCGAGCTCAGAAAGACGACCGACAAGAAGAGCGCGAAGGAATCAACGGTCGCCAAAGTGACGAGCAGGAAATCAGGCGCTAAAGCCTCCGTCAGCAAGAAAATGACCGTAAAGACTgaaataaagaggaagagggaagacaagaaagaaagagatgaaaaagaagaaaaggagaagatgaAAATGTCCGAACAAAagatgacagcagagaggaaaaagaaggatgAACATAAGAGcgacaaaagtaaaacagatgaggtgaagacaaaagaaaatgtgcagaagagggatgaaaaaatgaagactgaggaaaagaagaatgagggagtgaaagagaaaaaagtagAGGTGAAAAAGAGCGATGAAAGTAAGGAGCAGAAAGacgaggaaaagaaagaagagagaaaaataatcgGGAAGATCGTGAAAGCGACGGTCGGGCAGGGAGCAAAGGTTCAGGTGAAGACGATGATGGGAGGAGCGATGGCGGCagcggaggaggagaagaagaagaaagaggggaagacagacagcagaaaggtggaagagaagaaaaaggtgaaggagggggagaaggTTGAGAGGAAATTAGAAAGAACAAGGGCGGTGACAGAggacaaaaaagacaagaacGTAGTAGAaatagagaagaagaagaaggacaaGGACGAAGAGATGACGATGAAAACAAGCGaagaacaaaaaatgcaaaaagctTCAAATTCGCAAGAAGAGCAGAATGAAACAGAGACggaaaaaatgacaacactaGAAGAGAAGAATGAAGAAGAACTTGACAAAGAATTGCAGGAGAAGAAAGACGACAAAAGTACAGCAGATCAAACAGAAGAGATAAAAACGCAGAAGAAGAGTTTGGAAGATAAGAAATCGGGAGAGACgacaacaaagaagaagagttcgaaagaaaagaaaacggaggaaataaaaacacagaaggagaatttggaagaaaagaaattggaagaaacaaaaatgcagaagaatttggaagaaaagaaaatggaagaacAAAAAACGCGAAAGAAGAGTTTGGAAGAGAAGAAATcggaagaaacaaaaacaaggaagaAGAGTTCGGAGGACAAGAACACAGAAGAGACAAAGACTAAGACAAAGAGTTCAGAGGAAAAGATAAATGACAAAGTGacaacagaagcagcagagaaatcTGCAGAGACGCCACAAGCTGAATCTGAAACAAAAGTGGAGGAGAGCAGCGCAGAAGAACAGAGTAAACCAAAGAGCGATTCGTCGGACGGAGGcgaggcagagcagcagcagaagaagagttCGACCATGACGCTGACGGACTCGACTCTTCACAGAATCCACGGAGACATCAGGATTTCTCTCAAGACTGACAACCCG GACATCAGGAAGTGTCTGACGGCGTTGGATCAGCTCAGTATGGTTTATGTAACATCCCAACACGTCCAGAGACACAGTGAGCTCGTCGCGACGCTGAGGAAG ATGCGGTACTACAGAGCGAACCAGGCCATCATGGACAAGGCCTCCATGCTATACAACCGCTTCAAAAACGCCTTCCTggtgggagagggggaggaggtggtgagtGCCGCCTTCCTGCGGTCACTGCTGgaggacaaagagagggaggaggctcAGAGGGTGGAGCAGTGGAGGGAGaggctgaggagggaggaggtgctGCAGGAGGTGAAGAGACGCATGGGACatgtgaaagagaggaggaggaccgacggaggaggggaggaggaggagcagaaagaaGGTGAAGAGGGAG ctccagtgGACTCTTCCTGA